Proteins co-encoded in one Erinaceus europaeus chromosome 2, mEriEur2.1, whole genome shotgun sequence genomic window:
- the GPR4 gene encoding G-protein coupled receptor 4 — MGNRTWEGCHVDSRVDHLFPPSLYIFVIGLGLPTNCLALWAAYRQVRQRNELGVYLMNLSIADLLYICTLPLWVDYFLHHDNWIHGPGSCKLFGFVFYTNIYISIAFLCCISVDRYLAVAHPLRFARLRRVKTAVAVSSVVWATELGANSAPLFHDELFRDRYNHTFCFEKFPMETWVAWMNLYRVFVGFLFPWALMLLSYRGILRAVRGSVSTERQEKAKIKRLALSLIAIVLVCFAPYHVLLLSRSAVHLGRPGDCGFEERVFSAYHSSLAFTSLNCVADPILYCLVNEGARGDVAKALNHLLRFLASDKPQEMANASLTLDTPLTSKRNSLAARALAAQGDQVPLRMLPPAQ, encoded by the coding sequence ATGGGCAACCGTACGTGGGAGGGTTGCCACGTGGACTCGCGGGTGGACCACCTGTTCCCGCCCTCCCTCTACATCTTCGTCATCGGCCTGGGGCTGCCCACCAACTGCCTGGCCCTGTGGGCTGCCTACCGCCAGGTGCGCCAGCGCAACGAGCTGGGCGTGTACCTGATGAACCTGAGCATCGCCGACCTGTTGTACATCTGCACCCTGCCGCTCTGGGTCGACTACTTCCTGCACCATGACAACTGGATCCACGGGCCCGGCTCCTGCAAGCTCTTCGGCTTCGTCTTTTACACCAACATCTACATCAGCATCGCCTTCCTGTGCTGCATCTCGGTGGACCGCTACCTGGCCGTGGCCCATCCCCTGCGCTTCGCCCGCCTGCGCCGGGTCAAGACAGCCGTGGCCGTGAGCTCCGTGGTCTGGGCCACCGAGCTGGGGGCCAACTCGGCCCCCCTGTTCCACGACGAGCTCTTCCGGGACCGTTACAACCACACCTTCTGCTTCGAGAAGTTCCCCATGGAGACCTGGGTGGCCTGGATGAACCTCTACCGGGTCTTCGTGGGCTTCCTCTTCCCCTGGGCCCTGATGCTGCTGTCCTACCGGGGCATCCTGCGGGCGGTGCGGGGCAGCGTGTCCACCGAGCGCCAGGAGAAGGCCAAGATCAAGCGGCTGGCCCTCAGCCTCATTGCCATCGTGCTGGTCTGCTTCGCCCCCTACCACGTGCTGCTGCTGTCCCGCAGCGCCGTGCACCTGGGCCGCCCCGGGGACTGCGGCTTCGAGGAGCGGGTCTTCTCCGCCTACCACAGCTCGCTGGCCTTCACCAGCCTCAACTGCGTGGCCGACCCCATCCTCTACTGCCTGGTCAACGAGGGGGCCCGCGGCGACGTGGCCAAGGCCCTAAACCACCTCCTGCGCTTCCTGGCCAGCGACAAGCCGCAGGAGATGGCCAACGCCTCCCTCACCTTGGACACTCCGCTCACCTCCAAGAGGAACAGCCTGGCGGCCAGGGCCCTGGCGGCCCAGGGGGACCAGGTGCCGCTCAGGATGCTGCCCCCTGCTCAGTGA